A window from Symbiopectobacterium purcellii encodes these proteins:
- the ycfP gene encoding alpha/beta hydrolase YcfP, which translates to MIIYLHGFDSTSPGNHEKVLQLQFIDQDVELLSYSTLHPRHDMQHLLKQVDKLIQRAQDERPLICGVGLGGFWAERIGFLCDIRQVIFNPNLFPQENMAGKIDRPEEYADIATKCVANFREKNRDRCLTVLSRNDEMLDSQRSAALLGSFYEVIWDDLQTHKFKSISPHLQRIKAFKTLG; encoded by the coding sequence ATGATTATCTACTTGCATGGCTTTGATTCCACTAGCCCTGGTAACCATGAAAAAGTGTTGCAGTTGCAGTTTATTGACCAGGACGTTGAGCTGTTGAGCTACAGTACGCTTCATCCCCGGCATGATATGCAACATTTACTCAAACAGGTCGACAAGCTGATCCAGCGTGCGCAGGACGAGCGTCCGCTGATTTGTGGTGTAGGGCTGGGTGGTTTTTGGGCTGAACGTATCGGCTTTTTATGTGATATTCGTCAGGTCATTTTCAATCCAAACCTGTTCCCGCAAGAGAATATGGCAGGAAAAATCGACAGGCCTGAAGAGTATGCCGACATTGCCACCAAGTGTGTCGCCAATTTCCGTGAGAAGAATCGCGATCGCTGTCTGACCGTGCTGTCGCGCAACGATGAAATGCTGGACAGCCAGCGCAGTGCCGCGCTGTTGGGGTCGTTCTACGAAGTGATTTGGGACGATCTCCAGACACATAAATTCAAGAGTATCTCGCCGCACCTTCAGCGCATTAAGGCGTTTAAAACGCTCGGTTGA
- the hinT gene encoding purine nucleoside phosphoramidase, protein MAEETIFSKIIRREIPSDIVYQDELVTAFRDIAPRTPTHVLIVPNVLIPNVNDVLPEHEQALGRLFTVASKIAHDEGIDEDGYRLIVNCNRHGGQEVYHIHMHLLGGRPLGPLLSD, encoded by the coding sequence ATGGCTGAAGAAACCATTTTCAGTAAAATTATCCGCCGGGAAATTCCTTCCGACATCGTCTATCAGGATGAACTGGTGACTGCCTTTCGTGACATCGCTCCCCGTACACCAACGCACGTTCTGATCGTGCCTAACGTGCTGATTCCGAACGTAAACGATGTGTTGCCTGAGCATGAGCAGGCGCTCGGGCGATTGTTTACTGTTGCGAGCAAGATTGCGCACGACGAAGGCATCGATGAAGACGGTTATCGTCTGATCGTTAACTGCAATCGCCATGGCGGCCAGGAGGTCTATCATATTCATATGCACCTGCTGGGTGGACGTCCTTTGGGGCCGTTGTTGTCGGACTAA
- the pabC gene encoding aminodeoxychorismate lyase: protein MFWINGQAQAQIAVIDRGLQYGDGCFTTARVLDGKIVWLPLHMARLRQDTARLQIPYAAWDILHVEMERAAQGVEQGVVKTILTRGSGGRGYSTLSCSEPTRIVMQTGYPAHYTAWRRQGIALGISPVALGRNPRLAGIKHLNRLEQILIRQEMEAQGVDDVVVLDTEGCLVECCAANLFWRKGYQVFTPDLSFAGVNGVARQQVMTRLAQYPDYQLQVVREPVTTLADADEVFVCNALMPVLPVNQIDTWCYRSRALYQLLSPNG from the coding sequence ATGTTTTGGATAAATGGCCAGGCGCAAGCGCAGATAGCCGTTATTGATCGTGGCCTTCAGTATGGTGACGGGTGCTTCACCACGGCACGCGTGCTGGACGGCAAGATCGTATGGCTGCCATTGCATATGGCACGGTTGCGGCAGGACACGGCGCGTTTACAAATTCCGTATGCGGCATGGGATATACTGCATGTCGAAATGGAACGGGCGGCGCAGGGCGTGGAGCAAGGCGTAGTGAAAACCATCTTGACGCGTGGCAGTGGCGGCCGAGGTTACAGTACGCTGTCGTGTAGCGAACCAACACGTATTGTCATGCAGACTGGCTATCCTGCTCATTACACCGCCTGGCGCAGGCAGGGTATTGCCCTTGGTATCAGCCCGGTCGCGTTGGGGCGCAACCCACGACTGGCAGGCATTAAACACCTGAACCGGCTGGAGCAGATCCTGATACGCCAGGAGATGGAGGCGCAAGGTGTCGATGATGTGGTGGTGCTTGACACTGAGGGCTGCCTGGTGGAATGCTGTGCGGCTAATTTGTTTTGGCGCAAAGGCTATCAGGTATTTACGCCGGATTTGTCATTCGCGGGCGTGAACGGCGTGGCGCGTCAGCAGGTGATGACCCGCTTGGCCCAGTACCCCGATTATCAGCTACAGGTAGTGCGCGAACCTGTGACGACGCTCGCCGATGCTGATGAAGTGTTTGTTTGTAATGCATTGATGCCGGTGCTTCCGGTCAATCAAATTGATACCTGGTGTTATCGCTCCAGAGCGTTGTACCAACTACTGAGCCCTAACGGTTAG
- the mltG gene encoding endolytic transglycosylase MltG: MKRKKTLFFLLGVMVLASALGAAWHNLQQFARSPLLIEQETIFTLPAGTGREALETSLTEQQVIPPTVLFQWLLRVEPELAKFKAGTYRLMPGMTVREMLALLASGKEAQFSIRFVEGSRLRDWLETLKTAPYLTHSVQDKTPQEIAALLDIKETENPEGWLYPDTYLYTAGTRDSDLLLRAHHRMRNAVDGVWKNREAGLPYASPEELLTMASIVEKETAVKEERPQVASVFVNRLRAGMRLQTDPTVIYGMGEDYHGVITRSALDTATPYNTYVIAGLPPTPIAMPSRAALEAAAHPAKTDYLYFVADGKGGHRFTTNLADHNRAVRAYRSTLKDRDEQ; the protein is encoded by the coding sequence ATGAAAAGAAAGAAAACGCTATTTTTCCTGCTGGGGGTGATGGTACTCGCCTCGGCACTCGGCGCTGCATGGCATAACCTGCAACAGTTTGCCCGTTCACCGCTGCTGATTGAACAAGAGACCATTTTCACCCTCCCAGCCGGAACCGGTAGAGAAGCGCTGGAAACCTCGCTGACAGAACAGCAGGTGATCCCTCCAACGGTGCTGTTTCAATGGTTGTTGCGCGTGGAGCCCGAATTGGCAAAGTTCAAAGCGGGCACCTATCGCTTGATGCCGGGCATGACGGTGCGGGAGATGTTAGCGCTGCTGGCGAGCGGCAAAGAGGCGCAGTTCTCTATTCGTTTTGTCGAAGGATCGCGGCTGCGTGACTGGCTGGAAACGTTGAAAACCGCACCCTACCTGACGCACAGCGTGCAGGATAAAACGCCGCAAGAGATTGCTGCTCTGTTGGACATCAAAGAGACGGAAAATCCGGAAGGGTGGCTCTACCCTGACACCTACCTCTATACCGCAGGCACGCGCGATAGCGATCTGCTGCTGCGCGCGCATCATCGCATGCGTAATGCGGTGGATGGCGTGTGGAAAAATCGCGAAGCGGGCTTGCCTTATGCATCGCCGGAAGAACTGCTGACCATGGCTTCCATCGTGGAAAAAGAGACGGCAGTCAAAGAGGAGCGCCCTCAGGTCGCGTCGGTGTTTGTGAATCGTCTACGCGCCGGCATGCGTCTGCAAACCGATCCTACCGTGATTTATGGTATGGGTGAGGATTATCATGGTGTGATAACGCGTAGCGCGCTGGACACCGCCACGCCGTATAATACCTATGTGATTGCCGGGTTGCCGCCGACGCCAATCGCCATGCCGAGCCGAGCTGCACTTGAAGCTGCCGCGCATCCGGCAAAAACAGATTATCTTTATTTTGTGGCGGACGGGAAGGGGGGGCACCGTTTCACGACCAACCTTGCCGATCATAACCGTGCAGTGCGCGCTTACCGCTCAACGCTGAAGGACCGGGATGAACAGTAA
- the lpoB gene encoding penicillin-binding protein activator LpoB: MKKYLVLLFGAMVLTGCMTRPPEQQPPAQIEPVQPSLPEVVTPPPGQPVPTPPKIQTLNWDDSVGPLVAQMRQASGVAPGSILLVDSVKNNTNGSLPVAKATAAIYAALSNGNAFTLVPREQVAVAKQTLGLSAEDSLGSRTKAIGLARYVSAQYVLYSDVSGDVKTPQLDMQLMLVQTGEIVWSGNGAVQQ; this comes from the coding sequence ATGAAAAAGTATCTTGTGCTGCTGTTCGGGGCGATGGTGTTGACCGGATGTATGACCCGTCCGCCAGAACAACAGCCACCGGCGCAGATCGAACCGGTGCAACCGTCGCTGCCGGAAGTTGTCACCCCGCCGCCGGGACAGCCAGTGCCTACGCCTCCGAAAATTCAAACCCTGAACTGGGATGACAGCGTCGGACCGTTAGTGGCACAAATGCGGCAGGCCAGCGGCGTCGCACCCGGCAGTATCCTGCTGGTTGACAGCGTGAAGAACAACACCAACGGTTCGCTGCCGGTCGCGAAGGCAACAGCGGCAATTTACGCAGCGCTAAGCAACGGCAACGCGTTCACACTGGTGCCGCGTGAACAGGTGGCCGTGGCGAAACAGACGCTGGGGTTATCGGCAGAGGACAGTCTGGGCTCGCGCACCAAGGCGATTGGCCTGGCGCGCTACGTGAGCGCGCAGTATGTGCTCTACAGCGATGTAAGCGGTGATGTGAAAACCCCGCAGTTGGATATGCAACTGATGCTGGTGCAAACCGGCGAAATCGTGTGGTCGGGAAATGGTGCCGTCCAACAGTAA
- the holB gene encoding DNA polymerase III subunit delta': MEWYPWLNGPYRQLIEGYQEGRAHHAVLLHALPGMGRESLVYALSRRVLCQKPEGMKSCGECHSCKLMMAGTHPDWYALSPEKGKQTLGVDAIRSVLENLYQRSRQGGAKLVWIENSEQLTEAAANALLKTLEEPPEATYFLLGCHEPTRLLATLRSRCLHLYLPTPDEAQSVVWLNKRHPASEQALQTALRLQAGAPLAAEHLLQDDTARQRTALCQALANAVPARAFYSLLPQLNHDDAPERIHWLSSLLLDALKIQRGAASARVNLDQDALIALLANQLSAAEIDAVLARWLRCRHQLLTVTGVNRELLLADVLLEWEQRFQTASLNVLPSFSV, from the coding sequence ATGGAATGGTATCCCTGGCTGAATGGGCCCTATCGACAACTGATTGAGGGATATCAGGAGGGACGGGCGCACCACGCGGTATTGCTGCACGCGTTGCCGGGTATGGGACGCGAATCGCTGGTGTATGCGTTATCAAGACGCGTTCTGTGCCAGAAGCCCGAGGGCATGAAAAGCTGCGGTGAATGCCATTCCTGTAAATTGATGATGGCGGGCACGCACCCGGACTGGTATGCCCTAAGCCCGGAAAAGGGCAAACAGACGTTAGGGGTTGATGCGATACGCAGCGTATTGGAAAACCTCTATCAGCGTTCGCGGCAGGGCGGTGCCAAGCTGGTATGGATTGAAAACAGCGAGCAGTTGACGGAAGCGGCGGCCAATGCGTTGTTAAAAACCCTGGAAGAGCCGCCAGAAGCGACCTATTTTTTGCTGGGTTGTCATGAACCAACGCGTTTGCTGGCGACACTGCGCAGCCGCTGCCTGCACCTTTATCTGCCTACGCCTGACGAAGCGCAGAGCGTGGTCTGGCTCAATAAACGACACCCTGCTTCTGAGCAGGCGCTGCAAACCGCGCTGCGTTTGCAGGCCGGTGCACCGCTAGCGGCTGAGCACCTGCTGCAAGACGATACCGCACGCCAGCGCACGGCATTATGTCAGGCGCTGGCAAACGCGGTGCCAGCACGTGCGTTTTATTCGTTGTTGCCACAACTGAACCACGACGATGCACCGGAGCGTATTCACTGGCTCTCCTCGCTGCTGCTGGATGCGTTAAAAATACAGCGTGGAGCCGCGAGTGCGCGCGTCAACCTCGATCAGGATGCGCTGATCGCGCTGTTAGCCAACCAGTTGTCCGCGGCGGAAATCGACGCCGTGCTTGCTCGTTGGCTGCGCTGCCGCCATCAACTCCTGACGGTGACAGGCGTAAACCGTGAACTCCTGCTGGCTGATGTGTTACTGGAATGGGAACAACGGTTCCAGACGGCAAGCCTTAATGTCCTCCCTTCTTTCTCTGTTTGA
- a CDS encoding phosphotransferase, whose amino-acid sequence MVPSNSKVALERLLAQHFPAVDTAGFHFDAVNGSGRGCWRVRVGDRQLLARPQTTGAAQLGVFRQREYRVLRQLSARQLAPKPVVYRDGWLIVEWAEGTTTSAQDFSCVLENGSLSQLLSQLHRLPCCGFRLNLPMQFTHHWQNMDPRRRSPALLRWHHHFQRKAPPDLLAWAPLHLDVHSENVLITPQGSLLLIDWEYAADGDIGLELALLVRGNGLDVESQRHLLRTYQQQRPGLCAQALNASVQQWLPWADYLILMWCEVCWHQTGQTAFLAAGSASRRALGLNV is encoded by the coding sequence ATGGTGCCGTCCAACAGTAAAGTGGCGCTTGAACGTCTGCTTGCGCAACACTTTCCGGCGGTCGATACCGCCGGTTTTCATTTCGATGCCGTGAACGGTTCGGGACGCGGTTGCTGGCGCGTTCGCGTGGGTGATCGTCAACTGCTGGCGCGGCCGCAAACCACCGGGGCAGCGCAGCTCGGTGTCTTCAGGCAGCGTGAATACCGGGTGTTACGTCAACTCTCAGCACGGCAGCTTGCCCCTAAACCTGTTGTATACCGCGACGGCTGGCTCATTGTGGAATGGGCCGAAGGGACGACGACGTCTGCGCAGGATTTTTCCTGCGTATTGGAAAACGGATCGCTGTCACAACTGCTCAGCCAACTTCATCGCCTACCGTGTTGTGGTTTTCGTTTGAATTTGCCGATGCAGTTTACCCACCATTGGCAAAACATGGATCCGCGTCGGCGCTCGCCTGCGCTGTTGCGCTGGCACCACCATTTTCAGCGTAAAGCTCCGCCTGACTTGCTCGCGTGGGCACCTTTGCATCTTGACGTGCATAGCGAAAATGTCTTGATCACGCCGCAGGGGTCGCTGCTGCTTATCGATTGGGAATACGCTGCCGATGGTGACATTGGACTGGAACTGGCGCTGCTGGTGCGTGGCAACGGACTTGATGTTGAGTCACAACGGCACTTGCTGCGAACCTACCAACAGCAGCGCCCGGGGTTGTGCGCGCAGGCATTGAACGCATCGGTTCAACAGTGGCTGCCCTGGGCCGATTATCTTATTCTGATGTGGTGTGAGGTGTGCTGGCATCAAACGGGACAAACGGCGTTTTTAGCGGCAGGTTCTGCATCGCGTCGTGCTCTCGGACTTAATGTGTAA
- a CDS encoding NAD(P)/FAD-dependent oxidoreductase, with protein sequence MTSALKKIVIVGGGAGGLELATSLGHKLGRKSKAEITLVDRNQSHLWKPLLHEVATGSMDDDIDALSYLAHARNHGFHFQLGTQMDIDRENQCIRLAEIDNDQGEMLVAERSLSYDILVIALGSISNDFGTTGVKDNCIFLDSPKQARRFHNEMLNLFLKFTSNANDDKEKVNIAIVGGGATGVELSAELHNAVKQLHSYGFDGLDNQALNVTLVEAGERILPALPPRISAAAHQELTNIGVRVLTKTMVTEAKPGGLHTKEGEFIEADLMVWAAGIKAPDAMKEIAGLETNRINQLVVEPTLQTTRDPNIYAIGDCASCLQPSGGVVPPRAQAAHQMATRCYHNILAQLNGQALKPYVYKDHGSLVSLSKFSTVGSLMGNLMRGSVMVEGRIARVVYISLYRMHQIALHGYTKTGLMMLVGGINRVIRPRLKLH encoded by the coding sequence TTGACATCAGCACTTAAAAAAATTGTTATTGTCGGCGGTGGAGCCGGCGGTTTGGAATTAGCCACCAGCCTGGGCCATAAGCTGGGGCGTAAAAGCAAAGCTGAGATCACCTTGGTCGATCGTAATCAAAGTCATTTATGGAAACCATTGCTGCATGAAGTGGCAACAGGCTCGATGGATGATGACATTGACGCGCTGAGCTATCTGGCGCATGCCCGCAACCACGGCTTCCACTTTCAGTTAGGTACGCAGATGGATATCGATCGTGAAAACCAGTGCATTCGACTGGCCGAAATCGATAACGATCAGGGTGAAATGCTGGTTGCTGAACGTTCGCTGTCCTATGATATTCTGGTGATCGCGCTGGGCAGTATCTCCAACGATTTCGGCACCACCGGCGTGAAAGACAACTGTATTTTTCTCGACAGCCCCAAACAGGCGCGCCGTTTCCACAATGAAATGCTTAACCTGTTCCTGAAATTCACCTCAAACGCTAATGACGACAAAGAGAAGGTTAACATTGCTATCGTCGGCGGCGGCGCAACTGGGGTGGAACTCTCCGCAGAACTGCACAATGCGGTCAAGCAACTGCACAGCTACGGCTTTGACGGGCTGGATAATCAGGCATTGAACGTGACGCTGGTAGAGGCCGGTGAGCGTATTTTGCCCGCGTTGCCGCCGCGTATTTCTGCTGCTGCACATCAGGAATTGACCAATATCGGTGTACGCGTTCTGACCAAAACCATGGTCACAGAAGCGAAACCCGGTGGTTTACACACCAAAGAGGGCGAGTTTATCGAAGCCGATTTGATGGTGTGGGCCGCAGGGATCAAAGCACCCGATGCCATGAAAGAGATAGCCGGTCTGGAAACCAACCGCATCAACCAGTTGGTGGTGGAACCGACGCTGCAAACCACGCGCGATCCGAATATCTATGCCATCGGCGATTGTGCATCGTGCCTGCAACCGAGTGGCGGTGTGGTCCCGCCGCGCGCCCAGGCGGCGCACCAGATGGCGACGCGTTGCTATCACAATATTCTGGCCCAGCTTAACGGTCAGGCGTTGAAGCCTTATGTCTACAAGGATCACGGTTCGCTGGTATCGTTGTCCAAGTTCAGCACTGTCGGCAGCCTGATGGGTAACCTGATGCGTGGATCGGTGATGGTGGAAGGGCGCATTGCGCGTGTGGTGTATATTTCACTGTACCGTATGCACCAGATTGCCTTGCACGGCTATACCAAAACCGGTTTGATGATGCTGGTGGGCGGTATTAACCGCGTGATTCGTCCGCGCTTGAAACTGCATTAA
- the tmk gene encoding dTMP kinase codes for MNSKFIVIEGLEGAGKTSAQNTVLATLRAHGVQDVVFTREPGGTPLAERLRDLIKQGADDERITDKAELLMLYAARVQLVDNVIKPALARGSWVIGDRHDLSSQAYQGGGRGMDQPLMQSLRDTVLGTFRPDLTLYLDIPPEQGLARARQRGALDRIEQESLDFFARTRARYQALAATDATIVTIDASQPLNRVSADIEAALVQWLGQQQAPDAAPLSVQER; via the coding sequence ATGAACAGTAAATTTATCGTGATTGAAGGATTGGAAGGCGCAGGTAAAACCAGTGCGCAGAATACCGTATTAGCAACCTTACGGGCGCACGGCGTGCAGGATGTGGTTTTTACCCGCGAGCCGGGCGGTACGCCGCTGGCCGAGCGACTCCGTGACCTGATAAAACAGGGGGCCGACGACGAGAGAATCACCGATAAAGCGGAGTTATTGATGCTTTATGCCGCACGTGTACAACTGGTAGACAACGTCATCAAACCTGCCTTGGCGCGTGGCAGTTGGGTGATTGGCGATCGCCACGATCTCTCCTCGCAGGCTTATCAGGGCGGCGGACGCGGTATGGATCAACCGCTCATGCAGTCACTGCGTGATACCGTGCTGGGCACATTTCGTCCCGATCTTACGTTGTACCTTGATATTCCCCCGGAGCAGGGACTGGCGCGCGCGCGCCAACGCGGTGCGCTTGACCGTATTGAGCAAGAATCGCTGGATTTCTTCGCCCGTACCCGTGCACGTTATCAGGCGCTGGCTGCCACCGATGCCACCATCGTTACCATTGATGCCTCACAACCGTTGAACAGGGTGAGTGCGGATATTGAAGCCGCGCTGGTGCAGTGGCTTGGTCAGCAACAGGCACCTGATGCCGCGCCGTTGTCGGTACAGGAGCGCTAA
- a CDS encoding YcfL family protein, which yields MNFQIVRGLLSAVLVLGAVACSSKPPVLTINERQTLVLDASLLSAGITASKPDLTTRSEGGSAWAVLRNTSSQAVAVQYRFYWYDGKGLDVLPYDEVRSVLVQAQSEVRISGAHEGQNVQQVRLHLFL from the coding sequence ATGAACTTCCAGATTGTGCGTGGCCTGTTATCTGCGGTATTGGTGTTGGGGGCCGTTGCGTGTTCCAGCAAACCGCCCGTGTTGACCATCAACGAGCGGCAAACGTTAGTGCTTGATGCCTCTCTGCTGTCCGCAGGGATTACGGCATCAAAACCCGATCTGACCACGCGCAGTGAGGGGGGAAGTGCCTGGGCGGTGCTGCGCAATACCTCATCCCAGGCCGTGGCGGTGCAGTACCGTTTCTACTGGTATGACGGAAAAGGGTTAGATGTGCTGCCTTATGACGAGGTGCGCAGCGTTCTGGTGCAAGCACAGAGCGAAGTGCGTATCTCCGGCGCGCATGAGGGGCAGAATGTTCAGCAAGTCCGCCTCCATCTGTTTCTGTAA
- a CDS encoding metal-dependent hydrolase, with amino-acid sequence MLLVDSHCHLDGLDYQSLHKDVSDVLAKARARDVGFVLAVATTLPGFRTMRELIGDRPGVAYSCGVHPLNQDAPYDYAELRQLAADARVVAMGETGLDYHYQPETQVQQRYSFREHIRIGCELNKPVIVHTRSARQDTLDILKEEGVERCGGVLHCFTEDIATARTLLDMGFYISFSGIVTFRNADELRDVARFVPLDRLLVETDSPWLAPVPFRGKENQPAYVRDVAEYLAVLKGVDIAQLAATTTDNFSRLFHIDSQRLTAAV; translated from the coding sequence ATGTTATTAGTGGATTCGCATTGCCACCTTGATGGCCTGGATTATCAATCTTTGCATAAAGATGTGTCTGATGTGTTGGCTAAAGCGCGGGCGCGTGACGTCGGCTTTGTGCTGGCGGTAGCAACCACGCTGCCGGGTTTTCGCACCATGCGTGAACTGATCGGCGATCGCCCGGGAGTGGCCTATTCATGTGGTGTACACCCTCTCAATCAGGACGCGCCGTATGATTATGCCGAGTTACGCCAACTGGCAGCCGATGCGCGCGTGGTGGCGATGGGAGAAACCGGTCTTGATTACCATTACCAACCGGAAACACAGGTGCAGCAGCGTTATTCCTTTCGGGAACACATTCGCATCGGCTGTGAGTTAAACAAGCCGGTTATCGTACATACCCGTTCGGCGCGTCAGGATACCCTTGATATCCTGAAAGAAGAGGGAGTAGAGCGCTGTGGCGGTGTGCTGCACTGCTTCACTGAAGATATCGCGACGGCGCGTACGCTGCTGGATATGGGCTTCTATATCTCATTTTCAGGCATTGTGACCTTTCGTAATGCAGACGAACTTCGTGACGTTGCCCGCTTTGTTCCGCTGGACCGCCTGCTGGTTGAAACCGATTCACCCTGGTTGGCGCCGGTGCCGTTTCGTGGCAAAGAGAACCAGCCGGCCTATGTGCGCGATGTTGCCGAGTATCTGGCCGTGCTAAAAGGGGTTGATATCGCACAATTAGCGGCAACGACCACAGACAATTTCTCCCGCCTGTTCCACATCGATTCACAGCGGTTGACCGCCGCAGTCTAG
- the ptsG gene encoding PTS glucose transporter subunit IIBC, whose amino-acid sequence MFKNAFANLQKVGKSLMLPVSVLPIAGILLGVGSANFSWLPAIVSSVMAQAGDSVFANMPLIFAIGVALGFTNNDGVSALAAVVAYGIMVKTMAAVAPLVLQLPPEVIIKQHLADTGVLGGIIAGSIAAYMFNRFYRIQLPEYLGFFAGKRFVPIISGLTAIITGVVLSFIWPPVGTAIQTFSHWAAYQNPVLAFGLYGIVERSLVPFGLHHIWNVPFQMQIGEFTNAAGQVFHGDIPRYMAGDPTAGKLAGGFLFKMYGLPAAAIAIWHSAKPENRAKVGGIMLSAALTSFLTGITEPIEFSFLFVAPILYVIHAILAGLAFPICILLGMRDGTSFSHGLIDFVVLSGNGSNLWLFPIVGLCYALAYYTIFRVLIAKLNLKTPGREESTAEQSAQNNSEMAAALVTAFGGKANITNLDACITRLRVSVGDVAKVDQAGLKKLGAAGVVVAGSGVQAIFGTKSDNLKTDMDDYIRNH is encoded by the coding sequence ATGTTCAAGAATGCATTTGCCAACCTGCAAAAAGTAGGTAAGTCGCTGATGCTGCCTGTTTCCGTACTGCCCATTGCAGGTATCCTGCTGGGCGTCGGATCGGCCAACTTTAGCTGGCTGCCGGCCATCGTCTCAAGCGTGATGGCGCAAGCGGGTGACTCCGTATTCGCCAATATGCCACTGATTTTTGCCATCGGCGTTGCCCTCGGTTTTACCAATAACGATGGGGTTTCAGCGCTGGCGGCCGTTGTTGCCTACGGCATTATGGTGAAGACGATGGCTGCGGTGGCTCCACTCGTGCTGCAACTGCCGCCTGAAGTGATCATCAAACAGCACCTGGCGGATACCGGGGTACTCGGCGGGATCATCGCAGGCTCGATTGCGGCTTACATGTTCAACCGTTTCTACCGCATCCAGTTGCCGGAATACCTGGGCTTCTTTGCCGGTAAGCGCTTTGTGCCGATTATCTCTGGCCTGACGGCGATCATCACCGGCGTGGTGCTCTCCTTTATCTGGCCACCGGTAGGGACCGCAATCCAGACGTTCTCGCATTGGGCAGCCTATCAGAACCCGGTGCTGGCATTTGGTCTGTACGGTATTGTTGAACGTTCGCTGGTGCCGTTTGGGTTGCACCATATTTGGAACGTGCCGTTCCAGATGCAGATCGGTGAGTTCACCAACGCGGCGGGCCAGGTGTTCCATGGTGACATCCCACGTTACATGGCCGGAGACCCGACTGCGGGTAAACTGGCAGGCGGCTTCCTGTTTAAAATGTACGGTTTGCCTGCGGCAGCGATTGCCATCTGGCACTCAGCCAAGCCGGAGAATCGGGCTAAAGTGGGCGGCATTATGCTCTCTGCGGCGCTGACCTCGTTCCTGACCGGGATCACTGAACCGATTGAGTTCTCCTTCCTGTTTGTGGCACCGATCCTGTACGTGATCCATGCCATTCTGGCGGGCCTGGCGTTCCCCATCTGTATCCTGCTGGGGATGCGTGATGGCACCAGCTTCTCCCACGGATTGATCGACTTCGTGGTACTGAGCGGTAACGGCAGCAATCTGTGGCTGTTCCCGATCGTTGGCTTGTGCTATGCGCTGGCTTACTACACCATCTTCCGCGTACTGATTGCCAAACTGAATCTTAAAACGCCGGGCCGCGAAGAGAGTACTGCTGAACAGTCTGCGCAGAACAACAGTGAAATGGCCGCGGCACTGGTGACGGCATTCGGTGGCAAAGCGAACATCACCAATTTGGACGCTTGTATTACGCGTCTGCGCGTCAGCGTCGGTGATGTAGCCAAAGTGGATCAGGCAGGTCTGAAAAAACTGGGTGCAGCCGGCGTTGTTGTTGCAGGCTCCGGTGTACAGGCGATTTTTGGTACTAAATCTGACAACCTGAAAACGGATATGGACGATTACATTCGTAATCATTGA